The nucleotide sequence ACTCCCTGGTGGAGAGCCTGGTGCTGAGCCGCTGCTGCCTCCAGCGCACCTGGCTGGGCTGCCGGGCGCAGGGTACGTGGCTCTCtgtccactgctgctgctgctgcctgtaGCGCCGCTCGCAGCGTCTCTTCCTGGGATGTCACCAGATACAGGTGAACTCCCTGACACGTCTCGCCGCGCGTCGTCATCTCGAGCATCGCTCCGTGCCGCCGAAGTGTCTGGTTGATCAATATTATCTGCACGCTCAGAATCGTTGTAAAAGACGTGAAAGATTTCATCAGAGATCGGGTATACCGGCTCGATGGAGTTTCAATTCCGTGACCTTGCTTCTTCAAAGACCACGTCACGCGTTACAACCACCTTATTGTTAGAGGGGTTGCACGCACAGTATGCCTTCGTGCCCGCTTCATAGCCAACCAACACCATTGGAGTACTCCGGTCCGCCAACTTGCTAGTATGCCCGGCCACCGTCTTCACATGCGCGACGCACCCAAAAGTGCGAAGATGATCAACCACGGGCTTGTGTCCATACCAAGCTTCGTACGGTGTCATGTCAACCACACTCTTGGTTGGAGCCCGATTCAGCAAATAAACGGCCGTGTTGACCGCCTCACCCCAAAACTTGCCCGGCATCCCTTTGCTCTTCATCATGCTTCGTGCCATCGCCACCACGGTTTGATTCCTTCGTTCCACAACACCGTTTTGCTGCGGTGAATATGGCGCCGTAAGATACCGCTTGATCCCATGTGCTTCGCAAAATTCCGTGAATTCACGAGACTTGAACTCACCCCCCCGATCGGTACGGAGGGCCTTCAGTTTGGCTTCAGACTCGACTTCGGCCGCCATCTTTACTTTCCTGAAGGCTTGCAAAGCTTGATCTTTAGTCTTCAACAACACAATCCACATGTATCTGCTGAAGTCGTCGACAACAACACAATCCAACTCAAGAGCTTTACTTGCTCTAAAGTTTCCCTCTCTAGGGAACGAGGCCCGCCTTTGTTTCCCAACAAGGCAACCGTCGCACACTTGCTCAACATGATCGATGCACGGTAGACCACGTACCATCTCCTTTTGTCCAAGTTGCCGAAGAGCTTGAAAATTTAGATGACCGTTGCGTGCGTGCCACTTCCATGCTGAGTCTTCCATGCTTGACAAGGGACATACTGGATCCACACGATCCAAGTGGAGGATGTAGAGTCTGTTCGGCGACCTCTGCACTTTCATGATCAACATCCTCTGACGGTCATACCCCCATAAATAGCCATCTTCGAGCACAATCTTGCAACCACGCTCCTCAAGCTGGCCGAGACTTATAATGTTGCTCTTTAGTTTGGGAATATAGTACACATCTGTGAGTACCTTGTGACCGTCGTTCTTCAGCTCAAACAGGACAGTGCCTCGCCCTGTGATGTCAATGGTTCGCCCATCACCAAACCGAACCGTGCCCCCCACCGAGAGATTTAGCTCAGAAAACTGGtccttgtcaccggtcatgtggttGCTTGCTCCCGTGTCGAGGTACCACAAGTGTCTCGCCGTGTTCGTCCTCTGCTTGTCATGAAGATAAACCTTCTCTTCGTTGAGCGTGACAACCTCGGTAGCCGGCGCCTTTGGAGATGGACCCACCTCGTCCATAAGCTCGCATACTTCGACCATGAGCATCATGTCGCTATCATCGCCTCCCTTGGCCATGAGAGCTCTTTCCTTCGATGGATTCTTGCAATCAGACTTGAAGTGACCGAGGATTCCACAATTGTGACACTTTACTTTCTTTATGTCAAATTTTCTCCTTGGTTTTCTAGCCTTTTCTTCCTGTCCAGCGAAGTCCTTTCTCGCCGGGCGTTGCTTCTCCTTTGCTTTACTGCCGCTCGAGGATCCACCTTGCTTTTCTTTCATCAGGGCCATCCATTGAGCCATTGTAAGCATGAGATGCTCACTCTCCTTCGAATCGCCGAAGCTGAGACGAATTCTCTCGTCGTGGGCCTTGAACCTTCCGACGAGATCCTCGACCGTGAGAGTCTTTAGGTCGAGACATTGTTCGATCGACGTGACGATCTGGATGTAGCGTGCAGGCGCGGCGCGTAAAAATCGTCGGACGATCGCAACTTCTTCAAGGGTTGAACCATAGCTGCGTATGCCATTGACGAGGGTCTTGAGACGGGCGGCAAACTGATCAACCGTCTCACTTTCATCCATCTTCAGGCACTCGTAGCTTCTCATCAGGGACTGAAGGTGTGCTTCCTTGACACGGTCATGACCCTGGTGCAGGATCTTGATGGTCTCCCATGCCTCCTTCGCCGAGTTCTTTCTGACGAGGTGTTGCAGCACATCCTTCGGCATGGCGGAGTAGATCGCCGTTAACGCCTGACAATCCTTCCGATACTTCGCCGCGCCCTTCGCGTACTCGGCGCCACCGGGGTCGACGGCTTCCCAGAACTCAGCTCCCTCCATCGCGACCTCCATGTTCATCGCCCATAGTGCGTAGTCCTCTCGATCCAGACGGGGAAATTGTGATCCCCCCACCATCGGCATCGGTGCTCCCGCTGCCGCCGTCACGATCTCCTTGCCCGTGGTCGACATGATCCTTCGATTGCTTTCCGAGAATCACGTCAATACCAaagctctagataccaattgttggcacTGGTTCGTCGTTCGTCGCTCCGCCAGAAAGTAATCAGCGGATCGCTGCGTCGACGTCGGGACCAGTGCCAacatgctctttgcggatgatgtggtgctagttgacgatagtcggacgggggtaaataggaagttagagttatggagacaaaccttggaatcgaaagggtttaggcttagtagaactaaaaccgagtacatgatgtgcggttttagtactactaggtgtaaggaggaggttagccttgatggccaggtggtacctcagaaggacacctttcggtatttggggtcaatgctgcaggaggatggggatattgatgaagatgtgaaccatcgaatcaaagccggatggatgaagtggcgccaagcttctggcattctctgtgacaagagagtgacACAAAAGCTAAAAGGCCAGTTCTGCAGgatggcggttcgacccgcaatgttgtatggcgctgagtgttggccgactaaaaggtgacatgttcaacagttaggtgtggcggagatgcgtatgttgagatggatgtgtggccacacgaggaaggatcgagtccggaatgatgatatacgagatagagttggggtagcaccaattgaagagaagcttgtccaacatcgtctgagatggtttgggcatattcaacgcaggcctccagaagctccggtgcatagtggacggctaaagcgtgcggagaatgtcaagagagggcggggtagaccgaatttgacatggaaggagtccgttaagagagacctgaaggattggagtatcaccaaagagctagctatggacaggggtgcatggaagcttgctatgcATGtgtcagagccatgagttggttgcgagatcttatgggtttcacctctagcctaccccaacttgtttgggactaaaggctttgttgttgttgttgttaactTTTTGCAAGACGAAAgcaatgttagagcatctccagccgttggccccccaggaggcgcctaaaatcgccgcctagGGGCAAGCCGACGCAAAAAAACGCCCTGGGGGCGAGTTAGTCCCCAGCCGCCGACCCTAAGGCCGTCCCTAGACGCGTCTAaattttttcaaaaaagaaaacgTTCGGCAAAGTTCGGCTAAACACGTCTAAATTTCGGCAAAATTtggcatatattagacatgttcgAGGCTTTTTACATAGCAAATATATTTAAAAAAGAAACTGGCTGAACGCGGAGTAGTCGCCGGTCGTCGCCGCCATCCTCACCACCGTCGTCATCGTCAGCCTTCTCCTCCTTGATGCAGCCATCCCGGTGGACCCTTGACCGgtgtcgccatggcggactggtggcggcggcgcgtcgtcgtcgccgccgtcacccCCGCCCCCGCACGCGCCCGCGCCGTCGCCGGTGACAGAGTTACCCTCACAGTCGCCCTCGCCATCCCCGGAGACAGTGTGCGCCGTCGGCCCACCGTTGCCCTCTCCTCCCTCACAGCAGCCGACGCCGTCCCCGCCAGCGAGCTTGGGGTTCGCGGACTTCCTCGGGCCGAGTGGCGGCCTCATGCACAACAGGACTGACGAGGAGCTCTTCTGGAGGGCGTCCATGGTGCCCAGGGTCGCCCGCGTGCCATGGCGGATCGTGCCCAAGGTGGCCTTCCTGTTCCTCGTGAGGAGGGACCTGCCGCTGCGGCCGTTGTGGGAGAAGTTCTTCGTCGGGCACGAGGGGCTCTACTCCATCTACGTCCACGCCAGCCCCGCCTACACCAGCTTGCCGCCGGCAGACTCCGTCTTCCACGGCCGCATGATCCCAAGCCAGGTAacgtgcaaaagaaaaaaaaaggtgaTGCGGTGAGCGTGGATCGAACACGCGACCTTCAGATCTTCAGTCTGACGCTCTCCCAACTGAGCTATCCCCGCATGCGTCTATACTTCCTGATGATCTCCTTGTACACGTAGAACACCAGCTGGGGCGACATGAACCTGGTGGACGCGGAGCGGCGACTGGTGGCGACGGCGCTGCTGGACCTCGCCAACGCGCGGTTCACGCTGCTGTCGGAGTCGTGCGTCCCTCTCCTGTCCTCCCCGGCCGTCTACGCCTTCCTCACCGGCTCCAACGCCAGCTTCGTCGACAGCTACGTCGACGGCGCGCGGCACGCCCCCTTCTTCACCCAACGCAACGTCAGCCTCGCCCAGTGGCGCAAGGGGTCACAGTGGTTCGAGATGGACCGAGCGATCGCCGTGGAGGTCGTCGCCAAGGAGCGGTTCATGGCCGTGTTCCGCGGTCACCACGGCGTCGCCAACATGGAAGAGCACTACCTGCCGACACTGGTGACCCTGCTCGGCTGGGGCGCGCGCAACGCGAACCGGACCCTCACGTACGCCAAATGGCGGGCGGGAGCCTGGCACCCGGTGAGCTATGGCGGGACGGTCGTCACGGCAGAGCTGCTGGAGGGGATGAGGCGAGGGAACGGGGAGTGCGGCTACCGTGGGGGCGGCGGGGCCGTTGAGTTCTGCTTCATGTTCGCGCGCAAGTTCTCCGGGGACGCGCTCGGCAAGCTGCTCGAGCTGGCTCCTAAGGTCATGGGGTTCGGCTGAGATTGTATGCCCGAGACAGATAATTGATATGTCCATTGATCTTTCAGTCAGCACGGTCCAACGACATACGAATGGTGCCACGGCAGAGAGGCCCATACTAATGTCTAGCAGGAATTCATATAAATAGTATATTAAAAGCATGCTACACGTACAATACTTTTGGTACGGTTTTTGTGTGTTGATTTTGATGTTAAATAGCCTAATTTTCAAATCTTTTATACCAAGGCATTATTTTAAAATTGAAGCAATGTCTAAAATTTGCACCAAGTCGTGAAAAAATCTCAATAAA is from Triticum aestivum cultivar Chinese Spring chromosome 3A, IWGSC CS RefSeq v2.1, whole genome shotgun sequence and encodes:
- the LOC123056648 gene encoding glycosyltransferase BC10-like; this encodes MMCAVGPPLPSPPSQQPTPSPPASLGFADFLGPSGGLMHNRTDEELFWRASMVPRVARVPWRIVPKVAFLFLVRRDLPLRPLWEKFFVGHEGLYSIYVHASPAYTSLPPADSVFHGRMIPSQNTSWGDMNLVDAERRLVATALLDLANARFTLLSESCVPLLSSPAVYAFLTGSNASFVDSYVDGARHAPFFTQRNVSLAQWRKGSQWFEMDRAIAVEVVAKERFMAVFRGHHGVANMEEHYLPTLVTLLGWGARNANRTLTYAKWRAGAWHPVSYGGTVVTAELLEGMRRGNGECGYRGGGGAVEFCFMFARKFSGDALGKLLELAPKVMGFG